ATCGCCGCTACAACAAGCCCCTCTCCAACAGGTAAAAAAACTGCAAAGAAAGTTAACACTGTACACCCAATCGCTAACGATATATATATCACTATATTTTTTATTATGGATAATTTTCTTGCAAAACCTAAATTATACACAATTGCACTTAATATAATAAT
This genomic window from Bacillus anthracis str. Vollum contains:
- a CDS encoding YlaH-like family protein, whose amino-acid sequence is MLERMSFFAKLCKVDENPELGMWLLYGIIIILSAIVYNLGFARKLSIIKNIVIYISLAIGCTVLTFFAVFLPVGEGLVVAAIVLGMYRLRLRQARQQKAG